The DNA region AAAGTGATTTTGTGAGGGTTTTAAATTTAAAGCTTGAAACAAAAATAAAATTTTAGGAGGCGTATAAGAAATGAAAAAGTATGGAATTTTAGCTTTAGTTCTATTAGTTTCTGTAGCTTTTATTTTTGTGGGTCTGAAAATAGTAGGGGCTCAAACTCCACAACCCAAAATAGCCTATATTGATGAAGATAAGCTTCTTAGGAACTATCCACCCTTTATGAGTGCTTATAATAAATATCAGCAAGAATATCAGGATAGATTAAATAAGATATCAGAGGCACAAAAGGCAGGAAAATCTCAGGATGAGATTAAGAAGCTATCAGACCAATATGATAAAGAGTTAGAACCTTATAAGCAAGCAGTACAAAAGGTTTTGGAGAATTTAAGAAAAACCTTAGATGGAATTTTTGCTGATCTTTCTAAGAAGGAAGGATACATAGCAGTTTTGACTAAATCAGTGCAGGGACAAGATATAGTTATATGGGGTGGGGTAGATATTACTGATAAAGTTATAAAAATACTTTCAGGTAGTAAGTAATTATGAGAATTAAATGGTTTTTAATTTCAATTTTGGCTTTAATTTTCACTTTTAATGTTATATCTTCTACTCAAACATTGAATGTTGGTGTTTTGGATTATTCTAAGGTCTTTCTGGAGTATAAAGAAACTAAAACTGTCCAGAATGAGATAAAGAAAAGGCAAGAGTTAATTCAAAAAATGGTTGAAGACTACAAAAAGAAGGGGATGAATGACAAACAGATTAATGAGTTAAGAGCTAAGGAGGAGAAAAAGTTAGGCGATTTTGTGGAAGAGGCAAGGATAAGGATAAGGGAAAGGATTTATAAAGAAGTTGAGAAAGTAGCAAAAGCTAAGAATTTGTCGGTAGTTTTGGAGAAAAGAATAAAAATTTGGGGTGGTATTGATATTACAACGGAGGTCTTAAATAATTTGAATAAATAAGGTGGAGGATATGCTTTTAAGTGAAATTGCTAAGATTATTGAGGGAGAGTTGATTGGCGAGGATATGGATATAGAGAAGGTAGCAGAATGGGAGATTGCTACTGAAAAAGATCTTATCTTTGTTTTTAACAGTAAGGATATAGATAAGATTGAAGGCAAAACAAAGGCAAGGTCTCTTGTGATTCCCTTGGATGGAAAATCTAATAAGACTCATATAAAGGTGGAGAATCCAAGACTTGCTATGGCAAAGCTTTTGAAATTTTTTGACTTTAGAATTTATCCATCAGGGGTTCATGACACTGCCATTTTAGGAAAAAATGTAGAATTGGGCGAGGACATAGGTATAGGTGCTTATGTGGTTGTAGGAAACAATGTAAAGATAGGTAAAGGTACAAAGATTTTTCCAGGAGTTGTGATAGGAAATAACATAGAGATTGGAGAAAACTGTATAATATATCCTCGGGTCACTATTTATGATCATGTGATAGTTGGAAATAATGTGATAATCCATTCGGGATGCAGTATTGGGGTAGATGGGTTTGGTTATGTCTGGAATGGAAAGGAGCATTTCAAAATTACTCACATAGGAAAGGTAGTTATTGAAGATAATGTAGAGATAGGTGGAAATACCGTTATTGAAAGAGCTACCTTGGGAGAAACTAAGATAGGAAAGGGCACGAAGATAGGATCTTTAATAATGATAGGTCATAATGTAAAAATTGGTGAAAATTGTGTAATAGTAAGTCAGAGTGGAATTGCAGGAAGTAGTGAACTTGGTAATAATGTGGTAATGGCTGGACAAAGTGGGGTTTCTGACCATGTAAGGGTGGGCAATAATGTGGTAATCTTGGCAAAGAGTGGAGTTACAAAGGATATTCCAGATAATATGGTGGTTTCAGGATTTCCTGCAAGACCTCATAGGGAAGAGATGAAAATTCAAGCCATTTTGAAGAAACTTCCAGATTTATGGGAAGAGATAAAGAAGCTGAAAAAAACTTAAGAAGACAGGCAACAATAGATAAACCTTTTACCGTTGAGGGAAAGGGACTCCATACGGGAGGTATTTCCAAGGTAACCTTTGTGCCTGCTCCTTCTGATACAGGAATAGTTTTTATAAAGGAAGGAGTGAGGATTCCTGCTCTTTATAACTATGTCTCGGATACAAAAAGAAGAGTGATTTTAAAAAATAAGGATAAATCAGTATCTACTGTGGAACACTTACTTTCTGCTATTTATGCTTTAGGAATTTCAAATCTTTTTATTTATATAGAAGGAGAAGAAATTCCAATTTTAGATGGAAGTGCTCTTAAGTGGTGCGAGCTTTTAGAAAGTGCTGGAATTAAAATACAGGATACGAGAAGAAGGACCTTCTATTTAAAGGAAAATCTTGTAGTAAGAAGTAATAATTCTCTTTTACTTCTTTTTCCATCAAATAGATTTGAGGTTTTATGTGTCATATCTTTTCCTAAATCGTTTATTAAATGGCAAAGATTTTATTTAGAGTCTTTAGATAAATATTTTACTGAGATTGCGCCTGCGAGGACCTTTGGATTTTATTACGAGGTAAAAGATTTAATTGAAAAAGGATTAATATCAGGTGCAGATTTAGAGAGTGCTCTATTAATTGGTGAAGAATGGTATGTAAATTCGCCAAGATTTTGGGACGAACCTGTAAGGCATAAGATTTTAGATATTATTGGAGATTTTTCTCTATTGGGAATAGATTTGAAAATGAAAATTATCTCCATAGGTTCAGGTCATTCTCTACATGTAAAGGCTCTTGAGATTTTGACTGATAAAATAGAGGGAGGGAAGGGACTTTGAGAGAAATTGACATATTAAGTATTTTACCCCATAGATTTCCATTTTTATTTGTAGATAAAGTTATAGAATACAAAGAGGGAGAAAGTCTAAAGGCTGTAAAGAATGTCTCTTATAATGATTACTTTTTTATAGGACATTTTCCTCAAAGACCTGTTATGCCAGGGGTTTTGATGGTAGAGGCTTTAGCACAGGCAAGTGGGCTTTTACTTTATCTTACTTACGGTGAGGGCAAAGATCCAAATAGTTTTATGGCCTATCTTGCTGGCATTAATAATTTTAAATTTAGGAGAAATGTATTTCCCGGAGATGTTTTAATCCTTGAAGTTAAGATTAAGCAGACCTTAAGAAACATTTACAAATTAGATACAAAAGCTTTTGTAGATGATAAATTAGTGGCTGAAGGGGAAATTACTATAGCCTTGGGAGGCTAAGTATGAACTCCATAATTAGTGAAAAGGCGGAAATAGGTGAAAAAGTTGAAATAGGTCCCTTTTGTGTTATAGAGGATGGAGTTAAAATAGGGAATAACACAAAGATTGAGAGTTTTGTTCACATAAAAAAGGGAACTATAATAGGGGAGAATTGTCATATACATTCTGGATGCATTTTGGGAGATATTCCTCAAGATTTAGGTTTTAAAAATGAAGAAAGTTTCCTGATTATTGGTAATAATGTGGTTATAAGGGAAAATTGTGTGTTCCATCGTGCTACAGGAGAAGGTAATGCTACTGTGATCGGCGATGGTTGTTATTTAATGGCATATGTTCATGTGGCTCATAATGTTAGGATAGGGAACAATGTAATAATAGCTAATGGTACGCAAATTGCAGGATATGTAGAGGTAGAAGATAAAGCTTTTATAAGTGGACTTGTTGGAATTCATCAGTTTGTGAGGATTGGAAGGTATGCTATGATAGGGGTCTCTACAAAGCTTGTTAGGGATGTGCCTCCTTACTCCCTCTGTGATGGGAATCCTGCAAGAGTATATGGTATAAATGTTGTGGGATTAAAAAGAAATAATTTTTCTCCTGAAAAAATAAGAATAATAAGATCGCTATTTCATTTAATATACGATAAAAGTATTCCTTTTGAGGAAAGGCTGAAGTTATTGAGAGATAAAGAAGAGGAAGAAGCAAAGATCTTATATGAATTTATTACAAACTCAAAGCGTGGTATAACTGACGCTTCTTGGAGGAGTGAAGAATGAAAATATTTTTATCTGTCCTTGAAGTTTCAGCAGATGTTCATGGATCAAAATTGATTAATGCGCTAAAGAATAAAAAAAAGGATATATATTTTTATGGGCTTGGCGGAGAGAGAATGAAAGAAGAAGGAATGGAGGTAATGTATGATGTAACCCAATATAGTACTGTGGGGTTTATTGAACCCATTCCTTATATACCAAAGCTTTTGTTGGTGCAGGAGAAGGTTAAAAAGATAATAAAAGAAACAAAGCCTGATTTAATAATTTTCATTGATGCTCAAGGTTTTAATTTACCTCTTGCTAAATATGCTAAAAAATTAGGTATTCAAACAATTTATTATTTTGCCCCCCAATATTGGCTTTGGGGAAACCAAGAAAAAGCAAGAGAAGTTTTAGACACTGTTTCCTATGTTGTTGCTACTTTTCCTCAGGAGTATAATCTGTATAAGAAGTTTGGAGATAATGTAGTCTATTTTGGTCATCCTCTTGTCGATTATTTACTACCATATGAAAATCTTGAAAAGGAAAATGATCTCATTGGACTCTTTCCGGGAAGCAGAATTCAAGAAATTAAAAATTTGGTTCCTTTGTTTTTAGAAATCTCTGATAGATTAAAAGAGGAAGGCTATAGGTTTGTGATGCCCATTGCTTCAGAAAAGTTTTCTGAGATGATCTTTAGATATATAAGAGGGAAAAATCATATAGAATTGGTCTCAGGCAGAGAAAGTCAAAAATATTTAAAACTTTCCTCCTTAAGTCTTGTAGCTTCTGGAACTGTAACCTTAGAGGCGGCTATTTTAAAGACTCCCGTTATGGTCTTTTATAAAATATCCTCTATAACCTATAACATTGCTAAAAGACTTGTACATTATTCCTTTATAGCATTACCTAACATAATCCTTAACCAAATGATTTACCCCGAGTTTGTTCAAAAAATTGATATAAAGGAGGTAATGGATAGTATAAATAGAATTTTAAAAGATGAAGATTATAAAATAAACTTAGAGAATAAGCTTAGAGAATTGGAATTCAAATTAGGAGAGCCCGGAGTTTTGGAAAGGATTTCAAAATTTATTTTAGAAATAATATGAGCAAGATTTATTTTTTAGTAAACGGTCCAGGAGAGATTTCAGGATGGTTGTATCCCCTGATTAGATGGATTAAGGAATTTAAACCATCATGGGCTGAAAGCTTCTCTTTTAATTCTATTATTGTTCCTTGCCAATTTGCGTCAGGTGAGGAGGAAAAAGTACTAAGATCTTGGAATTTTTTTAAAGAAATTATTCCTTCCAATAAATATTGGGATTTGTTTAAAGATAGGGTAAAGGATGAAAATTCAGTCCTTTTCCACATAGGGGGAGACCTATATTTTAATTTTATCCTTTCTAAAAGATGGAATAGCATTCCTATAGCCTACGTGGAAAAATATTTTTG from Dictyoglomus turgidum DSM 6724 includes:
- the lpxC gene encoding UDP-3-O-acyl-N-acetylglucosamine deacetylase, producing the protein MGRDKEAEKNLRRQATIDKPFTVEGKGLHTGGISKVTFVPAPSDTGIVFIKEGVRIPALYNYVSDTKRRVILKNKDKSVSTVEHLLSAIYALGISNLFIYIEGEEIPILDGSALKWCELLESAGIKIQDTRRRTFYLKENLVVRSNNSLLLLFPSNRFEVLCVISFPKSFIKWQRFYLESLDKYFTEIAPARTFGFYYEVKDLIEKGLISGADLESALLIGEEWYVNSPRFWDEPVRHKILDIIGDFSLLGIDLKMKIISIGSGHSLHVKALEILTDKIEGGKGL
- the lpxD gene encoding UDP-3-O-(3-hydroxymyristoyl)glucosamine N-acyltransferase, producing the protein MLLSEIAKIIEGELIGEDMDIEKVAEWEIATEKDLIFVFNSKDIDKIEGKTKARSLVIPLDGKSNKTHIKVENPRLAMAKLLKFFDFRIYPSGVHDTAILGKNVELGEDIGIGAYVVVGNNVKIGKGTKIFPGVVIGNNIEIGENCIIYPRVTIYDHVIVGNNVIIHSGCSIGVDGFGYVWNGKEHFKITHIGKVVIEDNVEIGGNTVIERATLGETKIGKGTKIGSLIMIGHNVKIGENCVIVSQSGIAGSSELGNNVVMAGQSGVSDHVRVGNNVVILAKSGVTKDIPDNMVVSGFPARPHREEMKIQAILKKLPDLWEEIKKLKKT
- a CDS encoding OmpH family outer membrane protein encodes the protein MKKYGILALVLLVSVAFIFVGLKIVGAQTPQPKIAYIDEDKLLRNYPPFMSAYNKYQQEYQDRLNKISEAQKAGKSQDEIKKLSDQYDKELEPYKQAVQKVLENLRKTLDGIFADLSKKEGYIAVLTKSVQGQDIVIWGGVDITDKVIKILSGSK
- the lpxB gene encoding lipid-A-disaccharide synthase; amino-acid sequence: MKIFLSVLEVSADVHGSKLINALKNKKKDIYFYGLGGERMKEEGMEVMYDVTQYSTVGFIEPIPYIPKLLLVQEKVKKIIKETKPDLIIFIDAQGFNLPLAKYAKKLGIQTIYYFAPQYWLWGNQEKAREVLDTVSYVVATFPQEYNLYKKFGDNVVYFGHPLVDYLLPYENLEKENDLIGLFPGSRIQEIKNLVPLFLEISDRLKEEGYRFVMPIASEKFSEMIFRYIRGKNHIELVSGRESQKYLKLSSLSLVASGTVTLEAAILKTPVMVFYKISSITYNIAKRLVHYSFIALPNIILNQMIYPEFVQKIDIKEVMDSINRILKDEDYKINLENKLRELEFKLGEPGVLERISKFILEII
- the lpxA gene encoding acyl-ACP--UDP-N-acetylglucosamine O-acyltransferase; this translates as MNSIISEKAEIGEKVEIGPFCVIEDGVKIGNNTKIESFVHIKKGTIIGENCHIHSGCILGDIPQDLGFKNEESFLIIGNNVVIRENCVFHRATGEGNATVIGDGCYLMAYVHVAHNVRIGNNVIIANGTQIAGYVEVEDKAFISGLVGIHQFVRIGRYAMIGVSTKLVRDVPPYSLCDGNPARVYGINVVGLKRNNFSPEKIRIIRSLFHLIYDKSIPFEERLKLLRDKEEEEAKILYEFITNSKRGITDASWRSEE
- a CDS encoding OmpH family outer membrane protein yields the protein MRIKWFLISILALIFTFNVISSTQTLNVGVLDYSKVFLEYKETKTVQNEIKKRQELIQKMVEDYKKKGMNDKQINELRAKEEKKLGDFVEEARIRIRERIYKEVEKVAKAKNLSVVLEKRIKIWGGIDITTEVLNNLNK
- the fabZ gene encoding 3-hydroxyacyl-ACP dehydratase FabZ — translated: MREIDILSILPHRFPFLFVDKVIEYKEGESLKAVKNVSYNDYFFIGHFPQRPVMPGVLMVEALAQASGLLLYLTYGEGKDPNSFMAYLAGINNFKFRRNVFPGDVLILEVKIKQTLRNIYKLDTKAFVDDKLVAEGEITIALGG